In Streptomyces sp. NBC_00091, the following proteins share a genomic window:
- a CDS encoding PLD nuclease N-terminal domain-containing protein, translating to MLRYLPFLLIIALTIYAFIDCLNTPEEEVKHLPKTVWVLIILLFSIVGPVVWLFAGRKRSAVGGGGRARRTQWVAPDDNPEFLKYLREEQEKDKGKDNGKGEGKDDKE from the coding sequence GTGCTGCGCTATCTGCCGTTCCTGCTGATCATCGCGCTGACCATCTACGCCTTCATCGACTGCCTGAACACCCCGGAGGAAGAGGTCAAGCACCTCCCCAAGACGGTCTGGGTGCTGATCATTCTGCTGTTCTCGATCGTCGGCCCGGTGGTGTGGCTCTTCGCGGGCCGCAAGCGCTCGGCGGTCGGCGGTGGCGGCCGGGCGCGCCGCACGCAGTGGGTGGCGCCCGACGACAACCCGGAGTTCCTGAAGTACCTGCGCGAGGAGCAGGAGAAGGACAAGGGCAAGGACAACGGCAAGGGCGAGGGCAAGGACGACAAAGAGTAA